A stretch of the Zeugodacus cucurbitae isolate PBARC_wt_2022May chromosome 6, idZeuCucr1.2, whole genome shotgun sequence genome encodes the following:
- the LOC105210341 gene encoding 26S proteasome non-ATPase regulatory subunit 7, with translation MPSLEVNVNKVIVHPLVLLSVVDHFNRMGKIGNQRRVVGVLLGCWRSKGVLDVSNSFAVPFDEDDKDKSVWFLDHDYLENMYGMFKKVNARERVVGWYHTGPKLHQNDIAINELIRRYCPNSVLVIIDAKPKDLGLPTEAYIAIEEVHDDGSPTSKTFEHVPSEIGAEEAEEVGVEHLLRDIKDTTVGSLSQKITNQLMGLKGLNAQLHDIKHYLQRVGDGKMPINHQIVYQLQDIFNLLPDITSEQFTETMYVKTNDQMLVVYLASMVRSIIALHNLINNKLTNRDAEEGKKADKEAEKEKEKNKDKDKEKDGKDVKDKDKKTDDKSAKSTEDSGKGGKK, from the exons atgccatCACTGGAGGTAAATGTAAACAAGGTGATTGTGCACCCACTGGTGCTGCTCTCTGTTGTGGATCACTTCAACcgtatgggcaaaatcggaaacCAGCGTCGAGTTGTCGGTGTGTTACTGGGTTGTTGGCGTTCAAAAGGCGTACTTGATGTCTCCAACAGTTTTGCTG TACCTTTTGATGAGGATGACAAAGATAAGTCGGTGTGGTTTTTAGATCATGATTATTTGGAAAACATGTATGGCATGTTCAAGAAAGTAAATGCACGCGAGCGTGTTGTCGGTTGGTATCATACCGGTCCTAAACTACATCAAAATGATATTGCCATAAATGAGTTAATACGTCGCTATTGCCCCAATTCGGTGCTGGTGATAATTGATGCGAAGCCCAAAGATTTAGGTTTACCAACTGAAGCGTACATTGCAATTGAAGAGGTGCACGATGACGGTTCGCCAACAAGTAAAACCTTCGAGCATGTGCCCAGCGAAATTGGTGCCGAAGAAGCCGAGGAAGTGGGCGTTGAACATTTGCTGCGCGACATTAAAGACACCACAGTCGGTAGTCTCTCACAGAAAATTACCAACCAATTAATGGGCTTAAAAGGCTTGAACGCACAATTGCATGACATTAAACACTATTTGCAACGTGTTGGTGATGGCAAAATGCCCATCAATCATCAAATTGTCTACCAGCTGCAGGATATCTTCAACTTATTACCCGATATTACGAGTGAACAATTTACCGAAACTATGTACGTTAAAACGAACGATCAAATGCTGGTCGTCTATTTGGCGTCCATGGTGCGTTCCATCATTGCATTGCACAATCTCATCAATAACAAATTGACGAATCGTGATGCGGAGGAAGGTAAAAAGGCGGACAAGGAAGCggaaaaagagaaagagaaaaataaGGATAAAGATAAGGAGAAGGATGGCAAAGATGTTAAGGACAAGGACAAAAAAACCGATGATAAATCTGCTAAAAGCACAGAAGACAGTGGTAAGGGTGGTAAGAAATAG